The Erigeron canadensis isolate Cc75 chromosome 1, C_canadensis_v1, whole genome shotgun sequence genome segment TCTAAGATTGCCAACCTACGTTTTTTAGCGCTCGATAGAAACAAATTTTCCGGTGACAAATTGCCTGCTTTTAGATGTAAACAAAAATGCTTGATAGATTTATCCTACAACGATTTCTTTGGCGAGATACCAGAAAGCTTTTCTATAGAAATCGACACACTTTTTTTAGGTGGAAATAAGTTTTCAGGGAGTTTGCCACTGAATTTCTCTAAATTGATCAACCTTAAGCATCTTGATCTTCATAACAACGATCTTACAGGAAATCTACAGGATTTCCTGCCTCAAATCCAAACACTTGAAGTCCTAATCCTAAGAAACAATTCCCTTGAAGGTTTTATCCCGAGAACAATCTCCAATCTCACTTCTCTCCGAATTCTTGATATCTCCGGAAACAACCTAACCGGAAGTATCCCAGATGAGATAGCAAACCTTCCAAGGATGATTGAAAAACCACACATGTTAACATCCTCTCCAAAACCGGTTCACACCTCACTTGGTCCCTTTCCGTTTGAAAATTTGGTTGTGATTTGGAAAAGATCATTTCAGGGCCTAGCAATACTCAACCTCGAAATATACACTTTGTTAGATTTGTCAGACAACAAAATATCCGGTGAAATCCCACCATCCTTGGGCAATCTCAAAGGTCTAAAGTTGCTCAACGTATCACACAACAGGATTTCTGGCCACATTCCCGTGTCTTTTGGTGATCTAGAAGACATAGAAAGCTTGGATTTGTCACATAACGAAATCGCGGGTGTTATACCTCAATCGCTAGTGAAGCTTCACCAACTCGAAACGTTAGATTTGAGCAACAACAGGCTGACTGGTAAGATTCCTGTTGGTGGGCAAATGGACACTATGACTTCTTTTCAAAACAACAGTGGGTTATGCGGGATGCAGATTAGGGTGACATGTCCTGAGGATATCCCGCCATCAACGCCAAAAACAACAGTGGATGAGGATGACGAGAAAGAATCATGGATTTGTTGGGAGGCAACATGGACTGGTTTTCCGATTGGGTTGTTCTCATCAATCTTGATCATAGGCTACTTACTCAATTTTCTCCAATACTTCAAAATCTGGTGAAAGTTTCTGAAGCGATCAAatcttttttcaatatattttcagACTATATATAGCCTGTAATTAGTCCTAATTAATGTCTACTGGTGTGTAAGATTTTTAGTACTTTGTTATAATTCAAAATCCCTAAAGGGTTAAACTGAAAAGTAACTACTGCACCTTGTAGTTTTTACTCGATCCATTACTTGTGATTATTAGCTAGCGATCGATCTATCAGCTATGGCAGTTATATGATGTATACATACAGAACAGCTGCATGTATCACCTTCTCGATCAGTTGAGTAACAACCTCAACTGTTTTCTCAATAACAACTTGAGACcaactaactatatatatatatatatatgatataactgATTAAGAATTGTGTGAATGATTTTGGTCATAGACTGCTTCTTGGCACTTAATAATCTATCCTGACTTCTAGTGACATACTCGCGCAAACGAATGACATAAGAATAAGTAGACTAGTAGCTAGAGGTTTAACTAATTTGACTATATATGCTTGAATCTAGTACGTTGATGGCTTGACTTCCGTTGACCAATTCCTTCTGATCTATAACACATTAATCAGTACTGtaagtaaaacaaaaacatttacatAAAACTGCATACCTTATTATGCTAGCTACTTTTACACCAATATATTAAACGCCATACAAATTTTGATTAGCTATACATCAAACGCTAACGGTTTATATATTCTTAATTAACACCAAATGAATGCTTTGAAATTAATTAACTTCTTTCGTATAATACAAAATTATCATTACATCCATATGTCATAATCTCCATGCAAACTTGAGTATTTAATCAAACACTTTGTCTCGATCGAGGTTTAGCTCTACAATCCCCCAACTACAAAAAATGGACATAATTATAACAATGTATAGCGATTACACAATTGACATAACTAAATAATAATGGGTACACTTACCGGAATGGTGCagttattatatgtataatatcttCCTTgtaatacaaaaaagaaaagaaaaaaactttagtAGTAGACACTTAGGTAAAATGATGGTGTGTTATTATTTGCATATTTAGAAAACCTATATTAGGGTATATAAGATAAATCAACTGATCAAAGTtagaatttaatttaaatttgtaatttatgaaaattaaaatttttcttaTGAATTCATGATCATTCATTCATCAAACAAGTAGTATCGATTTAAGCTTGTCAATATTTCTTTTATCGAGTCATCGTCAACGTTGGCAGACTCATGATCGAAATCAAATTGCTAGTGGGCCTAAATAGAGTTCGGGCTTCTTTCCAAAGCCATTCCAACTCTGGGCCTCCAtctctatgtttttttttgccCCGAAAAAACATACTACTAAGTACGAGTACTTGAGTAGTAGTACGAGAAACAAAGTACtactttataattttatcttaaaTGTGAGTCTACAAGCCTTTCTAATTTCAATGTTAGATGCTCCCACTTTAAACCTTTAGTAGGGAACTCTAGTCTTAAATGTGAGTCTACAACCCCATACTTTCGGTAACCGGTGGAACACCGGGCGGGCGAGCCCGTTGTGATTTCTTCCTAGCTACTATATTATTAAGTGTCATTTTGATTTATAACTTCAGTAGTTATATTAGTTAGTGTTGATTAACGGCATCAATAATATTGAAAGAAAATCTTAGATGATCGAACAAAAGAAACGATttcgaaaaacaaaaatttgtaTTCGATATAGCATAAAAAGTGTGTTTGgaagattatgtaaaaaaggGTAGTTAGGTAATTATGAAACATGAACGGTAAAAGGTATGTATGTTATGATTGGCACACATGCATGCCAAAATTTAAATAGAAAAGAAGGATGGTGGCCTATAAACACAATCATATGCAATAGGGCATGCCCTTGTCTATATTACAGGAGGAAAATAGTGCATTTCCCCGTTACATCATAAACAGTTCTCTACTTCTCTTAGAATATACTAATAAAAAgttcttttgaatttttatatctGTAATTTTGTACGTGAATATATCTTGGTTATTTGTGTGAAAACAAAATATCAATTCAAGTTGGTCATATTTAATAGATcatgtaatttttttcattcaaaCTGTCGGTTGTAACAATGTTGTATTTAATGTTAAGGTATGTAAatttatacggagtatattCAAGGTTGTAAAATTCTCCCGGGTCGGTCGGGTACCCAAAATAAACTCTTGAGTCCCCATTTCGCCGAGTCACGAGTTCTCTTACCTCGATACGGACAAAATGATGATAAAACGTGAATCTATCAACTAATATTACgtttcattttttagttttgacttATTATGTTActgtttttaaacaattatgttaaatttaaagtttagaagatatttttaaagttctattacatattaatattgaaaatacTAATATTTGCATATAAAATCCAATCCGAGTTCTCCCCGAGTTGAGTTCGAGTCTCCAAAAATTCCTGACTTCCCTCATCGTCAGTGGCGTGCCTACATGGGGGGCAAGAGGAGCAAATGTCCCCCtccaaaatttagattttgtcatgtatttttgaaatttttatgaatttttaaatttttttataggtttttaacattttgccctcttttagaattttgtttttttgcacttttaattttgccccctttcAAAATTTTTCCTAATACCGCCTCTGTTCATCGTCGAGTTGAGTCCGAGTTACGAGTTCTCCGACCTTAGATATATTACAACTAATACTAATATATTCCTTTTGCATTACATGAATTTTTAGATTTCCCTATGTGACATGGACCGTCCAAAGTGGATGTCACATGCTTCGGAAACtaaactaaattaataattacattattatttataatttattatttattatcatatttattttattttatctgaACTATAAAATTGAACACTTATAATAAACATGctagaataaaaaaataaaaataattaaataaacatgCTAGCTAGATACGATCAGTCAAAAAACACCTAGTATTGCtgaatatattttgttttccaATAAGAGAGTGCATTGGGTAGCTGTATATCAGATGCACAAGttcgatttttaattttttttttttttaaaattagttttgaTTCAAacagttaatatatttaattttttaaaaatactggTATATTAGTACTATATTCAAATTAGTTTAttcttattaaataataataaaataacagCATCTGTGAAtgcataattttataatatagtataataatatatataatataatctaatATATGGATAATGGGTTGCATGGATCCTCAAAACTTGAAACGGGCATCACATTTTTCTATCATAACGGTAGTGTGAGGCGCTTTCTACCCTCACCCGCTGCCAAAACATCTATGGGACATCGGAAACATTGCCCCGTCATGTGTTccctttttcattttataattattactcCTTCCGTCCCATTAATAGTGtccactttttagtttttaaagttttttcttaACAACTTTGAccatcaatatttttatttgtattgcgtaatacttgatgaaagttataagaATAGATAGAGGTTTAAATGTGTTTTCGTTGGATATAACTTTCgtcaaatattaaataatataataaaagatatttaaggtcaaacttACAATATatagactttgaatattcaaaactgGACACAATTAGTGGGACGAAGAGAGTATATCttataaaataatgtatttgatagtgtaaaattaaaaaatttaaaaagttaaagttcCTTGAGTCTCAAAATAGATATCTGACTTTCAAAAAAGGCCAGATATCTCTTTGGGTGAGGCACTGTGACATAAGACACCCTATGTGGGGTGTGTCTCTCTATAGTCTTGTAAACAAGCAAACATAAATTGAAACTaggataaaaaaatatacttaaagttgcaacaagaaagaaaaggtattttttaatcttttggAACTAATACAACACTCCATTAGTTGTTACCAAAAGGgtctttcaaaacaaaaaagttccATTTAACAAAggaacaaaagaaaaagtagatcaaaacaaaaaagttccattttacaaaagaacaaaagaaaaagtagatCAGTGAAAAAATAAAGACATTAAGCCTATGATAGTTACTTGTGAGCTATGGGTAATGacagatttattttttttagttattaagggttgaatatattaattattaagtgaaagaatgtataaataatgtttatatgtattaagtaaaaaataagtaattaatagtttttttttattaagtaaaaaaaataacatgaaaTTTAACTAAATGGAATAAATTCTTAACTATTAACTtcattaagtaaaaaaagaacgGGGCCTAAAcctatgttttatatatatatatataattatctatttatacttctatactatattataaaaagaataaccctatttatttttggtaatattgaaaatatgtaatattttcacttagcaccccttaaaatgctttcacatatacaatccccttaacattaatgattaaattacactatcaatcattttatcacttaaaatatattcattaacattttacatcaattatataaataactcaacgccgctccaccaccaaaagttgtccaaccatcacaccgtcgccgtcacggCCGCCGCCGCATCGTGCGGACACCGTACTAGTGTAAGTTAAAGAACAAGTTagaaagattaaaattaaagaatgtCCTAAGATTTAGATTTGCTGTAGTATATCAAAATAGCAAATTGGTGGCTTTTTGTTGTTACCATTTTCCAAACTTTTGACTTGTTTATCATGACTTTTTTGACAGCTCACACTTTCAATCATATTTCCTTccctttcctttttatttgttCTTGGTTTGTCTCTTATGATTCACTGATCCAACCCATATTGAATTGAATTGTCTATCAAATTTATGGTTCGGTTATGGTCCATGAGACCTTGACAATTTTAATTACTAATGTGTCAACGTATTATcggtttaaaatataaaacaataatcACTTAATATATTCTTCCAAATAAGACTTGATGGATTTTTAAGGTTATATTTGTAAACGAGATATGTTACCCGGGTGTTGTCTCGAgagatattatatttattgtgttccgtactatgtcaaaattattatatacttttagaaacattatatagctcaaaacctgagttgatattgGTTTTTTAATGATTAAGCAATTATAAAACCTTTGAAAGGCATATTGAGAAGTCTTTAGCAATGAGGTGGAACATGTGGTTTTTTCTAGCATCAACTTgtttcctccagaacggtagtgggacttccaccgcctgtcatgccctcggattgactgtgctggtgacgtggtcaatatctaccggacgatgaagaggcatgccaCTGAGTCCAATCACtattgttgttcaaaaaaaaaaatcgacagtataattttataacagattaatatattatataaattctaatagataataagtatgaaagtaaaatattttttttaaaaaataacaaaatattaatacaaacataattaaagctaatttcctaaattattgaaaatagaaagtaaaacaaaaataattcataataataaaacatcaaccgaaataacattgaaactaataagtattgcaaacaaattttttgcagatggttaggtgtatatattgAAAACATACACCAtactgttatgtgtatataaaaaataagatgagataatcttaaaaatgttataaacttaaaaaataataatatgcaattaaaataagtgatctttgtaaataaattggaatcaatttaaaagatcaatacataatttgtcaagtccaaaattaagaatattagatgggtccaaaagaaaataaagttgacccattaagaaaatgaaaacggtccaaaaaaaataaaatgacccGTTACTATTTTTTTTCACGCATTTCcgtacttttgtttttaatatatatattaattaggaTTAATTTTCATGTTATGAAAATAGCATTCTCAAAAAGCGTTTTTCCAATCTctagaaaaataaaaggtatTTTTCTAATCAAATTAGTGACAAGTTCACTTTTTTGCTCTACCAAATCAGATCCTTGATTTTGAAGGGAGAATTTATCTTTCACCAAAAGTAGTAAATATCTTTCCTTTTCTCATCCCATTATTCTTCATCAAAGTTATGTGAGGGCAAAATGGTCAATCGAAAATGGTTGATTTTTTTCGGTCATATTTCCCTTTTTTACATGTTTGAATACCATATTTTCAATAAGCATATTTCAAATCTTTAAGAAATAAtctatttttatctataaaaatatataatctcCTTTGTTTAAAGATATTTTACTTTGATATTCTTATGTTTTTAAACCACGGTAATCATTTTGGATGATTATTAAAAAAGaggtgatccctacacaacacaattttgtcatacataacaatatatgcatcagatagttgtactgtacaaccttttaatgcatatattgttgtgtatggtaaaGTTGTGGTGTGAAAATACTCACCATATTCTATCTGCTACATACATGTCATAAACCGTTATTAAGTGAACAATTTTCACACATAAAACTTTCATCCATTTTTCATTAAAACGCATAATCATTGTAGATAAAACTATGTTCATAACACAAAGATTAAATGATACATCCCAATATATATAAGTGATGATCcgtatatcataattttttaatcGTATACAactaaacatattttaaaatgttGTGTTGTACAATAATATGGAACATGTTTGATGGTATACGGTTTAAAATAGTGTTATACAAATCATCACTAAATATGTATGCAATTTCAAAGTTTGAACCATGTTTCATCatattcttttaaaatgtgGCAAATCTATTATGTAATACGGAGTAGATTGATCAATTTAAGACTAACTTTCTAGTTTTTAAGGCTAAAAAAATGGAGTGAATTCAGAGACGACTTTCAATCTAGTCGCCCATGAAACATCGGGAACATTAATGACCCCCTAGGCGACCCACATCCAATTTTGTGCTAGACGACTTTCTCtggaacccccccccccccctgtCCCCCTCTTATTTTTGTAGTGCAAAATAACAATATTTTCACTCTTCATCTTCActaaatcaataaaaatcttTCCTTTTTATCACCCAAACTTATTAACATTTACTAGGGGTAAAATGGTCAATCCAAGATTCAAAAATGTTTTATGCCCTAAAATGAATATAatagtatttatactattttattttaaaaaatactttattttaaaatgttaaaaatatgtaatattttcatttgaCACTCcttcaaatatttttacatgCACTATctttttaacattaatgattaaattacacaattaattttttatcttaaaaattatcttcattaacttttaaaatcaattacttttacattaattatctatacCACTCGACGTTGCCTTCACCATCAACAGTTTCCCCTACCACCACACTGTTGCCGTCACGACTACCTCTGCATTGCGTGGGTACGATgctaataattaataagaaaaagagtGATTTTGATACTAATACATGGACTTAAAGATATGCTATTGTATTCAATGTTTGATACATATGTAttatgaatttatttttttattattattaatttactaTTCATTAAACAATTTGTTACACTAGTGGGAGCAAGATCTCCTTTAGAAGATGTCAATTGTTATCATGTCATCAAAAAGATACCCCGTCCAATCGTTGGAATAAGGCCTCTTCTAGAATCTCTCAAAAAGCTTACAGTTTTATTACAATATACAAATGAAGTGTGCATtggtcaaaaagaaaaaaaaggagtgACCCTGTCGAATTTTAGGCGGTGTGGGTATTTTTTTTGTCCGAAACGCCACCCATGGCGGTGAGGGTGGCGTCTTTGTGGCGAAAAATGCCTTACTCCTCACCGTCTTAGTGTGAACTTAATTCTTTGAGACACCAATTAAACATATTATTAATCACTAGCCTGATACTCACACTATGCGGCGGTGTTTGTGGTGGCGATAgtgttggtggtagaggcggCGTCTAGttgtataaataattaatgtaaaagtaattgatgtaaagagttaattgtgatattttaaaagattaatgaCTAATAGTggtattttaaacattttaatataactttccttatgactattttttttataatatagtatagattatccGATTAATAATTCTAAGAAACATACATTTGTGGATAATAAATTCATGTCCTGAGAATAAAGTCTTGAATAGGAGGAAgtattctttcttttctttttcttcattcttTTGCCCATCAAAAAGTTAACTTCCAAAAACTTCTTTTAACTTGCGAAGCATCtggctgttcaaaaaaaataaacttgaaaagcaTCTGCTGTcaatttagaatttttttttttcatctactTTTTTCCAGAAATCAACTTCTGGGTCATCATTATTTGGCTTTTTTTCATCTGGGTCATCATCATTTTGACTTAAATCCTTCcaagttttaatctttttatgaatcttgaaaaaaacataatttgtatGTGTGATTTAAGATCCTTGCTAATGGGATAGTGAATACAGTTTGTATATTTATGAGTTAGTCGAGTCTTTTTGAGTCAGATGTACGCGGCTTAACAGGGGATTtcgagtttttttattttcagatGAGTGTATGATTAGTTAATGAAGAGTATTTTCATGAGGGTTTTGTTCTGCAAGATCCATTGTCCTTCATTCATATGTTTCTGCAAACCATCAACTGCTTCTCATCTTTACAATTCCGGTCCTTTGAAATTGGAAAATCCCACAAATGCCCCTCGTGTTGTAAGTGTGCAATCTGATCAAGATAATATAAATCATGATGCTGATGTTGTTGAAGAAATCATTGAAGTTAAAGAGAAAGAGATTTTAGAAGATGGAAAACAGAATTTAGAGATTGAGAATGTTGTTCTTAGAAGTTGTATGAAGAATAAAGGAGATTTGCAATCTGTTGATAGAAAGAAAGTCCAATGGATTGATAATTTTGGCAAAGAACTTGTTGATATCAAAGAGTTTGAATCCAGGTTcgcttttttcctttttgtttgtTAATGTGGGAACATGCTTTTTTGTTAAATCTTAAgttattattgattttgttcatgTGGAATTGCAACTTTTATCAGCAAGATTTAGAAATGTGTGAATTTTAGTATTAGTATTAGGATAgttcaagaagaaaaaaatgaacaaaGAACTGATCACTGATTTTTGTTAAAGATCGGATGAAGTTGAATTGGTAACAATTAGCTTGATCTCGGCATTGTATTAAGAAAGTGGTTATATGCTTTGGAATTATAAGAAACCGATAATCAGTCAAATCCTAATAGCCTGTTCCACATTGGTATAATATGAGATAAGAAATTTGAGGCAACTCTATAGCTGAAGCGGAATGATACCTGTCAATCAAGAAGTGGTGGATTCGAGTCTCAATGGATTAATGTGCAAATAATCACATGGAGTATGGAtatttgcctttcaaaaaaataaattcagtATATAATGTTTGATGTTCTTATATTGTTTGGAAGAATGGTAAATCAATTTGAAGAACCTGATTAGTTAGGAACTTGATAGATAAATGGTAATCAGAATCAGGTTTTGTTGCAGCCACACAGATAAATTGATagataataaacttaataagTTGATGTGCCCAAAGAAATGAACTTAATAAGGTGACTTTAAATAGCAATAAATGGATTATTACTTTCTAAACGTAATGGCAAACATCCAGACTAGGTGTTGCTACAAAGATTGATTATTGTGACTTTGTTCACTTTTCCTTTTCATAAAAATTGGGAATGGTTTCACAGGCAATTTGCTTTGTATAATCTGACGTGCAAGTGTATTATTTGGCACATGTTTTTGGCAGTGAAACAGGAGATACGGACAACGAAGATGATAATAGCGCTTGCTTTTGCACGATTCTTTAATGCTCCCTGTTTATAGAATAAGGAAAGATCGGCTGTAAGTTCGTCCATTCATTTACTATATTAAATTGGATACAAAGATCGAGTGTCCTGCAAAAATCCGATCTTCATTTATAAATtccattttctaattttttgaaTCTGGCTCTTCGGTGTTCTGATGTAAGAATTGATGTTACTAATGAACTTCCCACACACTTTGTTCTATTACCATATTCGATTCTTAGTCTTATAATGAAAATCTCAGTAATGTTTGTTGCCTTTTTAATTTCTGATTTGCCTTTTTTACCATAATACCATTCCTTGAATTTATGAGTTACTCTTTTGAGTGAAGAGAGAATGTATGCAAAATCAGAAATAAAACCGATTTCTTGCTTAAGTCGAAACTAGGAAACAAAAGTACTTGACAGGTAATACCATAAAGACTAGATATTTGATACTTTGCTACAAATATTCACCAAAATTTAAACAGTTGTAAGAAGTTCAATGAGTATCCCATGATCAAGATTGATGAAAAGAACCCAACTGGAAACCCAAACCAAGTTCCCTCCCATGAAATCCATGATAGTTTATCATCATCTTCCACCTCTCTTTCCTTTGATGGCTGGACATCCTCGGGACATATAATTCTAATCTGCATACCGCACAACCCACTGTTGTTTTGATAATAATTTAAGTCGTTGATTGTGCTCATTTGTCCACCAATAGGAATCCTACCTGTCAACTTGTTATTGCTAACATCAAGAATTGCAAGTTGATCAAGCTTCGATAGTGACTGTGGAATTGAACCGGAGATCTTGTTGTGTGACAAATCCAAGCTCTCTATACCCTTCAAATTCCCAAAAGACTCTGGAATATTCCCTGTGATCCTGTTCTGTGAAATGTTGAGCAGTTTTAGGCCTTCTAAATTCCCCAACGTTTCTGGAATTTCACCCGATATTCTGTTGTCTGATAAGTCCAAGAAAGAGTAGATATCCAGTCTTCGACTCGGTAGGCCTTGGAAATAGTTCTTCCAGTTTAATATCAAGTCCTGAAACTCGATAGAAAAGctaaaaatatcaacaaataCTAATGTGTCCGGAGTTTTAATCATTCGTGTAAGGTTTCCTATCTCCAACGGAATACTTCCTGTCAAACTGTTCCC includes the following:
- the LOC122584755 gene encoding uncharacterized protein LOC122584755, translated to MKSIFMRVLFCKIHCPSFICFCKPSTASHLYNSGPLKLENPTNAPRVVSVQSDQDNINHDADVVEEIIEVKEKEILEDGKQNLEIENVVLRSCMKNKGDLQSVDRKKVQWIDNFGKELVDIKEFESSETGDTDNEDDNSACFCTIL